From Vigna unguiculata cultivar IT97K-499-35 chromosome 5, ASM411807v1, whole genome shotgun sequence, the proteins below share one genomic window:
- the LOC114185942 gene encoding interactor of constitutive active ROPs 1, whose protein sequence is MPRSRGSDLPQRQSPRGPHQLRTSSSDSDPLHHRLIADRSPKLGDRRSPRGTQSEALNQKKLGTRIADLESQLGQAQEELKVLKDQLVSAEAAKKEAQDELVKKAVQSVVPVVEKFQEKCTSKNDQESNKTETKPQDIIIPDDNQHETDVFEVPIEKLTIKFDKPADQSEKETLAFEDSNAPAISMKEKPSVEEHELSLKIGEIALLKSSLEEKEKELESITNEKEDLKKKLDEAVSKVSTAESKEEGMSLVLDRLREELEASKGNAEKLNGKLKCVEAEKEGLEAEMKKLRVQTEQWRKAADAAAAVLAGGVDMTARIPERCGSMDKHFGGTFETPGGRYSGYVGSPGNADDLDDGFGGGKRKGSGIRMFGDLWKKKSQK, encoded by the exons ATGCCAAGATCAAG GGGATCTGATTTGCCTCAAAGGCAGTCTCCACGAGGTCCTCATCAGCTTCGGACATCAAGTTCTGACTCTGATCCATTGCATCATCGGCTGATTGCTGACCGAAGTCCGAAGCTCGGAGACCGGCGGTCACCAAGAGGTACTCAGTCTGAGGCACTAAATCAAAAGAAGCTAGGAACTCGCATCGCGGATTTGGAATCTCAGCTTGGTCAAGCACAAGAAGAGTTAAAAGTTTTGAAGGATCAGCTAGTTTCTGCTGAAGCTGCAAAGAAAGAAGCTCAAGATGAGCTAGTAAAGAAAGCTGTGCAATCAGTAGTTCCTGTGGTTGAGAAGTTCCAAGAGAAGTGCACTTCCAAGAATGATCAAGAGTCAAACAAAACTGAAACCAAACCCCAAGATATTATTATACCAGATGACAACCAACACGAGACTGATGTGTTTGAAGTTCCAATTGAGAAGTTGacaattaaatttgacaaaccTGCAGATCAGTCAGAAAAGGAAACTCTGGCGTTTGAAGACTCAAATGCACCAGCAATATCAATGAAGGAAAAGCCTTCTGTGGAGGAACATGAACTGTCACTGAAGATTGGTGAAATTGCATTGCTGAAATCCAGtttggaagagaaagagaaggagtTAGAGTCCATTACTAATGAGAAAGAAGATCTGAAGAAGAAACTGGATGAAGCAGTTTCAAAAGTTTCAACTGCTGAATCCAAGGAAGAAGGAATGTCCTTGGTGTTGGACCGACTAAGAGAAGAGTTGGAAGCAAGTAAAGGCAATGCAGAGAAGTTGAATGGAAAGTTAAAATGTGTGGAAGCAGAAAAAGAAGGATTAGAAGCAGAGATGAAGAAGCTAAGGGTGCAAACTGAGCAATGGAGAAAAGCAGCAGATGCTGCAGCTGCAGTGCTTGCTGGGGGTGTTGATATGACTGCTAGAATTCCTGAAAGGTGTGGTTCCATGGATAAGCACTTTGGTGGAACGTTTGAGACACCTGGTGGTAGGTACAGTGGTTATGTGGGGTCTCCTGGTAATGCTGATGACTTGGATGATGGTTTTGGAGGTGGAAAGAGGAAGGGTTCTGGGATTAGAATGTTTGGTGATTTATGGAAAAAGAAGAGTCAAAAGTGA